The DNA region GGGCATCCCAGCCGCTCACGGCGATCTTCGTCGACCTGGATGATTTCAAGACGGTCAACGACCGGTTCGGCCACGAGGAGGGCGACCGCGTCCTGCGCCACGCCGCCAACACCATCCGCAGCCTGCTGCGCCAGTCGGACGCGCTGATCCGCTGGGGCGGCGAGGAATTCCTGGTCCTCATGCCCGACACCCCGATGGACGGCGCGATGATGGCGGTGGAGCGGATGCGCCGGGCCGGTTTCGGCAAACGGCCGGACGGCAGCTTCCAGACCGCCAGCATCGGCGTCGCCGAGCAGACCGCTGACCGCCCCGCCGACTGGGAGGCCCTGGTCGAGCTGGCCGACCACCGCATGTACCGGGCCAAGCAGGACGGCAAGAACCGCGTGGTCGGGGCCGGGGCGGGGATCGCATCCAAGCCGGGTTCTGGAGCCGCTTCCGGGGAGCCGCGGGACGGCATGGTCGCCTGACCGGCGTCAACCGGCTGTCTCCTCCTCGGGGCCGCCGTCCAGCGGATACTCCCGCAAGGGCTCGTACACGGCGCCGCCATTGCCGGGATGGCTGCGGTAGAGCGTGATATGCCCGACCGGCATCGGACCGGCGCGGAAGAGGGCGCGGTCGGACAGGAAGCGGCCGATGCGGTCGGCCGGCGCGTCCTTCAGCCGGGCAAGCGTGATGTGGGGGGAGAATTTCCGCTCCTCCGCCGGCAGGCCGCAGCGCACCAGCGCCGATTCCACCTTGGCCTGCAGATGGGCCAGCGCCGCGCCGCGCTCCACCCCCGCCCACAATATTCGCGCCCGGCGCCCGCTGCCGAACACGCCGACCCCGTCGAGGGTCAGCGCGAAGGCCGGCGCCCGGACCTCTGCCAGCGCCGCATCGATGTCCATCGCCTGATCCTCCGGCACCTCGCCGATGAAGCGCAGGGTCAAGTGCAGGTTCTCGGGCTCGGTCCAGCGCGCCCCGGGCACCCCGCCCGCCAGTCCGGCGAGCCGCTGGCGGATTTCTTCCGTCAGGTCGAGGGCGACGAACAGGCGGAGCATGGGGCACCTCTGGGGTTGCTGCAACGGCTGCGGATTGCCCCCTCTCCCGCGAAGCGGGGGAGGGACGGGGAGGGGGCAACCACGGCCAGCACTTTTACCAACGGCTCACGGACACGGATCCGGCATGCGGTTGTGCACGGCATCGATCTCGGCCAGCACCTCGGGCGACAGGGTGAGGTCGATGGAGTCGATGTTGGAGATCAGCGTCTCCATCGTCGTCGCCCCGATCAGGGACGAGGTGACGAAGGGTTGCTGCACCGTGAAGGCGATGGCCATCTGGTTGGGCGCCAGGCCATGGCGGCGGGCGATGTCCAGATAGGCCTCCGTCGCGGCGTCGGCATTGACGGTGGCATAGCGCGACGGCC from Azospirillum thiophilum includes:
- the thpR gene encoding RNA 2',3'-cyclic phosphodiesterase; this translates as MLRLFVALDLTEEIRQRLAGLAGGVPGARWTEPENLHLTLRFIGEVPEDQAMDIDAALAEVRAPAFALTLDGVGVFGSGRRARILWAGVERGAALAHLQAKVESALVRCGLPAEERKFSPHITLARLKDAPADRIGRFLSDRALFRAGPMPVGHITLYRSHPGNGGAVYEPLREYPLDGGPEEETAG